A genome region from Oryctolagus cuniculus chromosome 20, mOryCun1.1, whole genome shotgun sequence includes the following:
- the CLMN gene encoding calmin isoform X8: MVSQGTLEWGRPDLSLEVSRLWLAGQEARLSQKACHSISGVGPLAVEREDVQKRTFTRWMNLHLEKCDPPLEVKDLFLDIQDGKILMALLEVLSGRSLLHEYKSSSHRIFRLNNIAKALKFLEDSNVKLVSIDAAEIADGNPSLVLGLIWNIILFFQIKELTGNLSRNSASSSLSPGSGSTDSDSSFPPTPTTERSVATSVKDQRKAIKTLLAWVQRKTRKYGVAVQDFAGSWRSGMAFLAIIKAIDPSLVDMKQALEDSARANLEKAFSIAHEALRIPRLLDPEDIMVDPPDEQSIVTYVAQFLERFPELEVEDFMESDKEIPVESTFVRIKETPSEQESKILLVTENGECAYSVSHDTSHPPPAKVFVCDSPESVQGMCLSGSRVLSDSSSDFMHQIIDQVLQGSPGKTGSTGEPPLESSILATRKDGRRSNSLPIKKTVHFEADVYKDASCSKDPFYTQDLRFEGSPRTAQVGQGPAADAAEDKELQHEVAKTPEAAPNGVPRGVPAAAGSLSSSQPPSPCDGAEESPASHREESHPPPPPAEDTLMASSLEVKVKLLTVEAMDKDECFDSIPLKASKFSNNLVDFASTSRAVGEVPSPREETPAEDEGFEDQDENFVGKRSAKSAHKKQESSECQVESSEHELPSDATLEETAERKPEVYEKAKRKSTCRRRRSRGEGEEEEGEGLQGPGGELPSNPTSSSVSLERLGSPGKDGVDFTPSPPLSKVSVIPHDLFYYPHYEVPLAAVLEAYVEGTEDLKMEETDLGEQEGGCSHPREEADASWSSCSFSGPGEGLPRASDLEPAPNKAATPASDPAPPDPREDCQPRQTEESDPVESPQSQEPPSLEPVANPLEAKVVEESISSKKKEKRKHVDHVESSLFVAAGAVRSSDDLDDDPGDRRVPSRTSHSDSSIYLRPHTNRSLESVSMIILAMFTRGTQLIWMTGDTEY, translated from the exons TGGAGAGGGAGGATGTGCAGAAGAGGACCTTCACGCGGTGGATGAACCTGCACCTGGAGAAG TGTGACCCGCCTCTAGAAGTTAAAGATCTGTTCCTGGATATACAAGATGGCAAAATCCTCATGGCTTTGCTGGAGGTCCTGTCTGGGCGAAGTCTG CTGCACGAGTACAAATCCTCATCGCATCGAATTTTCCGGTTGAACAACATCGCAAAAGCACTGAAGTTTTTGGAAGACAGCAAT GTCAAACTGGTTAGCATCGACGCAGCAGAAATAGCGGACGGCAACCCATCTCTGGTTCTCGGGCTGATATGGAACATCATCCTCTTCTTCCAG ATCAAGGAGCTCACGGGCAACCTCAGCAGGAACTCTGCGTCCTCCAGCCTGTCTCCCGGCTCCGGGAGCACGGATTCCGACTCCTCCTTCCCCCCCACACCCACCACGGAGAGGAGCGTGGCAACGTCTGTGAAAGACCAGAGGAAAGCCATCAAGACCCTGCTGGCCTGGGTGCAGAGGAAGACCCGGAA gtATGGCGTGGCGGTGCAGGACTTCGCGGGCAGCTGGAGGAGCGGCATGGCTTTCCTGGCCATCATCAAGGCCATCGACCCCAGCCTGGTGGACATGAAGCAGGCGCTGGAGGACTCCGCTCGGGCAAACCTGGAGAAGGCGTTCAGCATCGCACACGAGGCCCTGCGCATCCCCAGGCTGCTGGACCCCGAAG ACATCATGGTCGACCCGCCGGATGAGCAGTCCATCGTGACTTACGTGGCCCAGTTTCTGGAACGTTTCCCGGAGCTGGAAGTc GAGGACTTCATGGAATCAGATAAAGAGATCCCCGTCGAATCCACCTTTGTCCGCATCAAAGAAACCCCTTCGGAACAGGAGAGCAAAATCTTGCTGGTGACGGAAAACGGGGAGTGCGCCTACTCCgtgagccacgacaccagccACCCGCCACCCGCCAAGGTCTTCGTCTGCGACTCGCCCGAGAGCGTGCAGGGCATGTGCCTGAGCGGCAGCCGCGTCCTGTCCGACAGCTCCTCCGACTTCATGCACCAGATCATCGACCAGGTCCTCCAGGGCAGCCCGGGGAAGACGGGCAGCACCGGCGAGCCGCCCCTGGAGTCTTCCATCTTAGCCACCAGGAAGGACGGCCGCAGGTCCAACTCACTGCCCATCAAGAAAACCGTCCACTTCGAGGCCGACGTGTACAAGGACGCCTCCTGCAGCAAGGACCCCTTCTACACTCAAGACCTGCGCTTCGAAGGGAGCCCGCGGACGGCGCAGGTCGGACAGGGGCCGGCAGCTGACGCCGCAGAGGACAAGGAGCTGCAGCACGAAGTCGCCAAGACCCCTGAGGCAGCCCCCAACGGGGTCCCCCGGGGTGTCCCTGCAGCTGCCGGGTCCCTCAgcagctcccagcctccctctccctgcgATGGCGCCGAGGAGAGCCCAGCCAGTCACAGAGAAGAAAGTCACCCTCCTCCGCCCCCCGCAGAAGACACCCTGATGGCCAGCTCCTTGGAGGTCAAGGTGAAGCTGCTGACCGTGGAGGCTATGGACAAAGACGAGTGTTTCGACAGCATACCGTTAAAAGCCTCGAAGTTTAGCAACAACCTGGTAGATTTTGCTTCCACCAGCCGAGCTGTCGGCGAGGTCCCTTCCCCTCGTGAGGAGACACCTGCTGAGGACGAGGGCTTTGAGGATCAGGATGAAAACTTTGTAGGTAAAAGGAGCGCCAAGTCCGCCCACAAAAAGCAGGAGTCCTCGGAATGCCAGGTGGAATCCAGCGAACATGAACTTCCCAGTGACGCGACACTGGAAGAGACAGCGGAGAGAAAGCCAGAGGTGTATGAAAAGGCCAAGAGGAAATCCACCTGCCGTCGTCGCCGCAgccgtggggagggggaggaggaggaaggcgaaGGCCTGCAGGGGCCTGGCGGGGAGCTTCCTTCCAACCCCACCAGCAGCAGCGTCAGCCTGGAGAGGCTCGGGAGTCCCGGCAAAGACGGCGTGGACTTCACACCCTCGCCACCGCTGTCCAAGGTCTCGGTCATTCCGCACGACCTCTTCTACTACCCGCACTACGAGGTGCCCCTGGCCGCGGTGTTGGAGGCGTACGTGGAGGGCACGGAGGACTTGAAGATGGAGGAGACGGATCTGGGCGAGCAGGAGGGGGGCTGTTCGCACCCCCGGGAGGAGGCCGACGCCTCCTGGAGCAGCTGCAGCTTCTCAGGGCCAGGCGAGGGCCTCCCGCGGGCCAGCGACCTGGAGCCGGCTCCCAACAAGGCTGCCACCCCGGCTTCAGATCCTGCCCCTCCTGACCCCCGCGAGGACTGCCAGCCGAGGCAGACTGAAGAGAGTGACCCTGTGGAGAGCCCGCAG TCCCAGGAACCTCCAAGCTTGGAACCTGTAGCAAACCCCTTAGAAGCAAAGGTAGTGGAAGAATCGATCAGCAGTAAAAAGAAGGAGAAACGGAAGCACGTGGACCACGTAGAAAGCTCATTGTTCGTGGCGGCTGGGGCTGTGCGATCCTCGGATGACCTGGACGATGACCCCGGAGACCGCAGAGTCCCGTCCAG
- the CLMN gene encoding calmin isoform X7, with product MVSQGTLEWGRPDLSLEVSRLWLAGQEARLSQKACHSISGVGPLAVEREDVQKRTFTRWMNLHLEKCDPPLEVKDLFLDIQDGKILMALLEVLSGRSLLHEYKSSSHRIFRLNNIAKALKFLEDSNVKLVSIDAAEIADGNPSLVLGLIWNIILFFQIKELTGNLSRNSASSSLSPGSGSTDSDSSFPPTPTTERSVATSVKDQRKAIKTLLAWVQRKTRKYGVAVQDFAGSWRSGMAFLAIIKAIDPSLVDMKQALEDSARANLEKAFSIAHEALRIPRLLDPEDIMVDPPDEQSIVTYVAQFLERFPELEVEDFMESDKEIPVESTFVRIKETPSEQESKILLVTENGECAYSVSHDTSHPPPAKVFVCDSPESVQGMCLSGSRVLSDSSSDFMHQIIDQVLQGSPGKTGSTGEPPLESSILATRKDGRRSNSLPIKKTVHFEADVYKDASCSKDPFYTQDLRFEGSPRTAQVGQGPAADAAEDKELQHEVAKTPEAAPNGVPRGVPAAAGSLSSSQPPSPCDGAEESPASHREESHPPPPPAEDTLMASSLEVKVKLLTVEAMDKDECFDSIPLKASKFSNNLVDFASTSRAVGEVPSPREETPAEDEGFEDQDENFVGKRSAKSAHKKQESSECQVESSEHELPSDATLEETAERKPEVYEKAKRKSTCRRRRSRGEGEEEEGEGLQGPGGELPSNPTSSSVSLERLGSPGKDGVDFTPSPPLSKVSVIPHDLFYYPHYEVPLAAVLEAYVEGTEDLKMEETDLGEQEGGCSHPREEADASWSSCSFSGPGEGLPRASDLEPAPNKAATPASDPAPPDPREDCQPRQTEESDPVESPQSQEPPSLEPVANPLEAKVVEESISSKKKEKRKHVDHVESSLFVAAGAVRSSDDLDDDPGDRRVPSRQLDQRGQGHGTAPGPPRPGTSRARSDPIVQAPGGLRGVRRPVTRG from the exons TGGAGAGGGAGGATGTGCAGAAGAGGACCTTCACGCGGTGGATGAACCTGCACCTGGAGAAG TGTGACCCGCCTCTAGAAGTTAAAGATCTGTTCCTGGATATACAAGATGGCAAAATCCTCATGGCTTTGCTGGAGGTCCTGTCTGGGCGAAGTCTG CTGCACGAGTACAAATCCTCATCGCATCGAATTTTCCGGTTGAACAACATCGCAAAAGCACTGAAGTTTTTGGAAGACAGCAAT GTCAAACTGGTTAGCATCGACGCAGCAGAAATAGCGGACGGCAACCCATCTCTGGTTCTCGGGCTGATATGGAACATCATCCTCTTCTTCCAG ATCAAGGAGCTCACGGGCAACCTCAGCAGGAACTCTGCGTCCTCCAGCCTGTCTCCCGGCTCCGGGAGCACGGATTCCGACTCCTCCTTCCCCCCCACACCCACCACGGAGAGGAGCGTGGCAACGTCTGTGAAAGACCAGAGGAAAGCCATCAAGACCCTGCTGGCCTGGGTGCAGAGGAAGACCCGGAA gtATGGCGTGGCGGTGCAGGACTTCGCGGGCAGCTGGAGGAGCGGCATGGCTTTCCTGGCCATCATCAAGGCCATCGACCCCAGCCTGGTGGACATGAAGCAGGCGCTGGAGGACTCCGCTCGGGCAAACCTGGAGAAGGCGTTCAGCATCGCACACGAGGCCCTGCGCATCCCCAGGCTGCTGGACCCCGAAG ACATCATGGTCGACCCGCCGGATGAGCAGTCCATCGTGACTTACGTGGCCCAGTTTCTGGAACGTTTCCCGGAGCTGGAAGTc GAGGACTTCATGGAATCAGATAAAGAGATCCCCGTCGAATCCACCTTTGTCCGCATCAAAGAAACCCCTTCGGAACAGGAGAGCAAAATCTTGCTGGTGACGGAAAACGGGGAGTGCGCCTACTCCgtgagccacgacaccagccACCCGCCACCCGCCAAGGTCTTCGTCTGCGACTCGCCCGAGAGCGTGCAGGGCATGTGCCTGAGCGGCAGCCGCGTCCTGTCCGACAGCTCCTCCGACTTCATGCACCAGATCATCGACCAGGTCCTCCAGGGCAGCCCGGGGAAGACGGGCAGCACCGGCGAGCCGCCCCTGGAGTCTTCCATCTTAGCCACCAGGAAGGACGGCCGCAGGTCCAACTCACTGCCCATCAAGAAAACCGTCCACTTCGAGGCCGACGTGTACAAGGACGCCTCCTGCAGCAAGGACCCCTTCTACACTCAAGACCTGCGCTTCGAAGGGAGCCCGCGGACGGCGCAGGTCGGACAGGGGCCGGCAGCTGACGCCGCAGAGGACAAGGAGCTGCAGCACGAAGTCGCCAAGACCCCTGAGGCAGCCCCCAACGGGGTCCCCCGGGGTGTCCCTGCAGCTGCCGGGTCCCTCAgcagctcccagcctccctctccctgcgATGGCGCCGAGGAGAGCCCAGCCAGTCACAGAGAAGAAAGTCACCCTCCTCCGCCCCCCGCAGAAGACACCCTGATGGCCAGCTCCTTGGAGGTCAAGGTGAAGCTGCTGACCGTGGAGGCTATGGACAAAGACGAGTGTTTCGACAGCATACCGTTAAAAGCCTCGAAGTTTAGCAACAACCTGGTAGATTTTGCTTCCACCAGCCGAGCTGTCGGCGAGGTCCCTTCCCCTCGTGAGGAGACACCTGCTGAGGACGAGGGCTTTGAGGATCAGGATGAAAACTTTGTAGGTAAAAGGAGCGCCAAGTCCGCCCACAAAAAGCAGGAGTCCTCGGAATGCCAGGTGGAATCCAGCGAACATGAACTTCCCAGTGACGCGACACTGGAAGAGACAGCGGAGAGAAAGCCAGAGGTGTATGAAAAGGCCAAGAGGAAATCCACCTGCCGTCGTCGCCGCAgccgtggggagggggaggaggaggaaggcgaaGGCCTGCAGGGGCCTGGCGGGGAGCTTCCTTCCAACCCCACCAGCAGCAGCGTCAGCCTGGAGAGGCTCGGGAGTCCCGGCAAAGACGGCGTGGACTTCACACCCTCGCCACCGCTGTCCAAGGTCTCGGTCATTCCGCACGACCTCTTCTACTACCCGCACTACGAGGTGCCCCTGGCCGCGGTGTTGGAGGCGTACGTGGAGGGCACGGAGGACTTGAAGATGGAGGAGACGGATCTGGGCGAGCAGGAGGGGGGCTGTTCGCACCCCCGGGAGGAGGCCGACGCCTCCTGGAGCAGCTGCAGCTTCTCAGGGCCAGGCGAGGGCCTCCCGCGGGCCAGCGACCTGGAGCCGGCTCCCAACAAGGCTGCCACCCCGGCTTCAGATCCTGCCCCTCCTGACCCCCGCGAGGACTGCCAGCCGAGGCAGACTGAAGAGAGTGACCCTGTGGAGAGCCCGCAG TCCCAGGAACCTCCAAGCTTGGAACCTGTAGCAAACCCCTTAGAAGCAAAGGTAGTGGAAGAATCGATCAGCAGTAAAAAGAAGGAGAAACGGAAGCACGTGGACCACGTAGAAAGCTCATTGTTCGTGGCGGCTGGGGCTGTGCGATCCTCGGATGACCTGGACGATGACCCCGGAGACCGCAGAGTCCCGTCCAG
- the CLMN gene encoding calmin isoform X9, whose protein sequence is MVSQGTLEWGRPDLSLEVSRLWLAGQEARLSQKACHSISGVGPLAVEREDVQKRTFTRWMNLHLEKCDPPLEVKDLFLDIQDGKILMALLEVLSGRSLLHEYKSSSHRIFRLNNIAKALKFLEDSNVKLVSIDAAEIADGNPSLVLGLIWNIILFFQIKELTGNLSRNSASSSLSPGSGSTDSDSSFPPTPTTERSVATSVKDQRKAIKTLLAWVQRKTRKYGVAVQDFAGSWRSGMAFLAIIKAIDPSLVDMKQALEDSARANLEKAFSIAHEALRIPRLLDPEDIMVDPPDEQSIVTYVAQFLERFPELEVEDFMESDKEIPVESTFVRIKETPSEQESKILLVTENGECAYSVSHDTSHPPPAKVFVCDSPESVQGMCLSGSRVLSDSSSDFMHQIIDQVLQGSPGKTGSTGEPPLESSILATRKDGRRSNSLPIKKTVHFEADVYKDASCSKDPFYTQDLRFEGSPRTAQVGQGPAADAAEDKELQHEVAKTPEAAPNGVPRGVPAAAGSLSSSQPPSPCDGAEESPASHREESHPPPPPAEDTLMASSLEVKVKLLTVEAMDKDECFDSIPLKASKFSNNLVDFASTSRAVGEVPSPREETPAEDEGFEDQDENFVGKRSAKSAHKKQESSECQVESSEHELPSDATLEETAERKPEVYEKAKRKSTCRRRRSRGEGEEEEGEGLQGPGGELPSNPTSSSVSLERLGSPGKDGVDFTPSPPLSKVSVIPHDLFYYPHYEVPLAAVLEAYVEGTEDLKMEETDLGEQEGGCSHPREEADASWSSCSFSGPGEGLPRASDLEPAPNKAATPASDPAPPDPREDCQPRQTEESDPVESPQSQEPPSLEPVANPLEAKVVEESISSKKKEKRKHVDHVESSLFVAAGAVRSSDDLDDDPGDRRVPSSPEL, encoded by the exons TGGAGAGGGAGGATGTGCAGAAGAGGACCTTCACGCGGTGGATGAACCTGCACCTGGAGAAG TGTGACCCGCCTCTAGAAGTTAAAGATCTGTTCCTGGATATACAAGATGGCAAAATCCTCATGGCTTTGCTGGAGGTCCTGTCTGGGCGAAGTCTG CTGCACGAGTACAAATCCTCATCGCATCGAATTTTCCGGTTGAACAACATCGCAAAAGCACTGAAGTTTTTGGAAGACAGCAAT GTCAAACTGGTTAGCATCGACGCAGCAGAAATAGCGGACGGCAACCCATCTCTGGTTCTCGGGCTGATATGGAACATCATCCTCTTCTTCCAG ATCAAGGAGCTCACGGGCAACCTCAGCAGGAACTCTGCGTCCTCCAGCCTGTCTCCCGGCTCCGGGAGCACGGATTCCGACTCCTCCTTCCCCCCCACACCCACCACGGAGAGGAGCGTGGCAACGTCTGTGAAAGACCAGAGGAAAGCCATCAAGACCCTGCTGGCCTGGGTGCAGAGGAAGACCCGGAA gtATGGCGTGGCGGTGCAGGACTTCGCGGGCAGCTGGAGGAGCGGCATGGCTTTCCTGGCCATCATCAAGGCCATCGACCCCAGCCTGGTGGACATGAAGCAGGCGCTGGAGGACTCCGCTCGGGCAAACCTGGAGAAGGCGTTCAGCATCGCACACGAGGCCCTGCGCATCCCCAGGCTGCTGGACCCCGAAG ACATCATGGTCGACCCGCCGGATGAGCAGTCCATCGTGACTTACGTGGCCCAGTTTCTGGAACGTTTCCCGGAGCTGGAAGTc GAGGACTTCATGGAATCAGATAAAGAGATCCCCGTCGAATCCACCTTTGTCCGCATCAAAGAAACCCCTTCGGAACAGGAGAGCAAAATCTTGCTGGTGACGGAAAACGGGGAGTGCGCCTACTCCgtgagccacgacaccagccACCCGCCACCCGCCAAGGTCTTCGTCTGCGACTCGCCCGAGAGCGTGCAGGGCATGTGCCTGAGCGGCAGCCGCGTCCTGTCCGACAGCTCCTCCGACTTCATGCACCAGATCATCGACCAGGTCCTCCAGGGCAGCCCGGGGAAGACGGGCAGCACCGGCGAGCCGCCCCTGGAGTCTTCCATCTTAGCCACCAGGAAGGACGGCCGCAGGTCCAACTCACTGCCCATCAAGAAAACCGTCCACTTCGAGGCCGACGTGTACAAGGACGCCTCCTGCAGCAAGGACCCCTTCTACACTCAAGACCTGCGCTTCGAAGGGAGCCCGCGGACGGCGCAGGTCGGACAGGGGCCGGCAGCTGACGCCGCAGAGGACAAGGAGCTGCAGCACGAAGTCGCCAAGACCCCTGAGGCAGCCCCCAACGGGGTCCCCCGGGGTGTCCCTGCAGCTGCCGGGTCCCTCAgcagctcccagcctccctctccctgcgATGGCGCCGAGGAGAGCCCAGCCAGTCACAGAGAAGAAAGTCACCCTCCTCCGCCCCCCGCAGAAGACACCCTGATGGCCAGCTCCTTGGAGGTCAAGGTGAAGCTGCTGACCGTGGAGGCTATGGACAAAGACGAGTGTTTCGACAGCATACCGTTAAAAGCCTCGAAGTTTAGCAACAACCTGGTAGATTTTGCTTCCACCAGCCGAGCTGTCGGCGAGGTCCCTTCCCCTCGTGAGGAGACACCTGCTGAGGACGAGGGCTTTGAGGATCAGGATGAAAACTTTGTAGGTAAAAGGAGCGCCAAGTCCGCCCACAAAAAGCAGGAGTCCTCGGAATGCCAGGTGGAATCCAGCGAACATGAACTTCCCAGTGACGCGACACTGGAAGAGACAGCGGAGAGAAAGCCAGAGGTGTATGAAAAGGCCAAGAGGAAATCCACCTGCCGTCGTCGCCGCAgccgtggggagggggaggaggaggaaggcgaaGGCCTGCAGGGGCCTGGCGGGGAGCTTCCTTCCAACCCCACCAGCAGCAGCGTCAGCCTGGAGAGGCTCGGGAGTCCCGGCAAAGACGGCGTGGACTTCACACCCTCGCCACCGCTGTCCAAGGTCTCGGTCATTCCGCACGACCTCTTCTACTACCCGCACTACGAGGTGCCCCTGGCCGCGGTGTTGGAGGCGTACGTGGAGGGCACGGAGGACTTGAAGATGGAGGAGACGGATCTGGGCGAGCAGGAGGGGGGCTGTTCGCACCCCCGGGAGGAGGCCGACGCCTCCTGGAGCAGCTGCAGCTTCTCAGGGCCAGGCGAGGGCCTCCCGCGGGCCAGCGACCTGGAGCCGGCTCCCAACAAGGCTGCCACCCCGGCTTCAGATCCTGCCCCTCCTGACCCCCGCGAGGACTGCCAGCCGAGGCAGACTGAAGAGAGTGACCCTGTGGAGAGCCCGCAG TCCCAGGAACCTCCAAGCTTGGAACCTGTAGCAAACCCCTTAGAAGCAAAGGTAGTGGAAGAATCGATCAGCAGTAAAAAGAAGGAGAAACGGAAGCACGTGGACCACGTAGAAAGCTCATTGTTCGTGGCGGCTGGGGCTGTGCGATCCTCGGATGACCTGGACGATGACCCCGGAGACCGCAGAGTCCCGTCCAG